In one Rhea pennata isolate bPtePen1 chromosome 17, bPtePen1.pri, whole genome shotgun sequence genomic region, the following are encoded:
- the DERL3 gene encoding derlin-3 isoform X1, with amino-acid sequence MAYQGFAQEYLGMPAVTRAYTTACVLTTAAVQLEFITPFQLYFNPDLIFRKFQIWRLITNFLFFGPLGFSFFFNMIFLYRYCRMLEEGSFRGRTADFVFMFLFGGFLMTLFGLFASLFFLGQAFTIMLVYVWSRRNPYIRMNFFGLLNFQAPFLPWVLMGFSLLLGNSIIIDLLGIAVGHIYYFLEDVFPNQPGGKKLLLTPGFLKMVFDTPEEDPNYNTLPEDQPENQPGDQDQNQQQRPQ; translated from the exons ATGGCTTACCAGGGCTTCGCGCAGGAGTACCTGGGCATGCCGGCCGTGACGCGGGCCTACACCACGGCCTGCGTGCTCACCACCGCCGCCGTG CAGCTGGAGTTCATCACCCCCTTCCAGCTGTACTTCAACCCTGACCTCATCTTCAGGAAGTTCCAG ataTGGAGGCTGATCACCAACTTCCTCTTTTTTGGGCCCCTGggattcagtttctttttcaacATGATatttct GTACAGGTACTGCCGCATGCtggaagaaggctccttccgtGGAAGGACAGCTGACTTTGTCTTCATGTTTCTCTTTGGAGGATTTCTCATGACA CTGTTTGGCCTCTTTGCCAGCCTGTTTTTCTTGGGCCAAGCTTTCACCATCATGCTGGTGTATGTGTGGAGTCGCAGGAACCCTTACATCCGTATGAACTTTTTTGGGCTCCTTAACTTCCAGGCTCCCTTCTTGCCCTGGGTCCTGATGGGATTCTCCCTGCTTCTGGGTAATTCAATCATCATCGACTTATTGG GGATTGCAGTGGGTCACATCTATTATTTCCTGGAGGATGTCTTCCCCAACCAGCCAGGAGGAAAGAAGTTGCTGTTAACCCCAGGCTTCCT GAAGATGGTATTTGACACACCGGAAGAGGATCCCAATTATAACACTCTCCCTGAGGATCAGCCAGAAAACCAGCCTGGAGACCAAGACCAGAACCAGCAGCAGCGTCCACAATAA
- the DERL3 gene encoding derlin-3 isoform X2 encodes MAYQGFAQEYLGMPAVTRAYTTACVLTTAAQLEFITPFQLYFNPDLIFRKFQIWRLITNFLFFGPLGFSFFFNMIFLYRYCRMLEEGSFRGRTADFVFMFLFGGFLMTLFGLFASLFFLGQAFTIMLVYVWSRRNPYIRMNFFGLLNFQAPFLPWVLMGFSLLLGNSIIIDLLGIAVGHIYYFLEDVFPNQPGGKKLLLTPGFLKMVFDTPEEDPNYNTLPEDQPENQPGDQDQNQQQRPQ; translated from the exons ATGGCTTACCAGGGCTTCGCGCAGGAGTACCTGGGCATGCCGGCCGTGACGCGGGCCTACACCACGGCCTGCGTGCTCACCACCGCCGCC CAGCTGGAGTTCATCACCCCCTTCCAGCTGTACTTCAACCCTGACCTCATCTTCAGGAAGTTCCAG ataTGGAGGCTGATCACCAACTTCCTCTTTTTTGGGCCCCTGggattcagtttctttttcaacATGATatttct GTACAGGTACTGCCGCATGCtggaagaaggctccttccgtGGAAGGACAGCTGACTTTGTCTTCATGTTTCTCTTTGGAGGATTTCTCATGACA CTGTTTGGCCTCTTTGCCAGCCTGTTTTTCTTGGGCCAAGCTTTCACCATCATGCTGGTGTATGTGTGGAGTCGCAGGAACCCTTACATCCGTATGAACTTTTTTGGGCTCCTTAACTTCCAGGCTCCCTTCTTGCCCTGGGTCCTGATGGGATTCTCCCTGCTTCTGGGTAATTCAATCATCATCGACTTATTGG GGATTGCAGTGGGTCACATCTATTATTTCCTGGAGGATGTCTTCCCCAACCAGCCAGGAGGAAAGAAGTTGCTGTTAACCCCAGGCTTCCT GAAGATGGTATTTGACACACCGGAAGAGGATCCCAATTATAACACTCTCCCTGAGGATCAGCCAGAAAACCAGCCTGGAGACCAAGACCAGAACCAGCAGCAGCGTCCACAATAA